Proteins from one Streptobacillus felis genomic window:
- the cdd gene encoding cytidine deaminase, with product MERYSEVEIRGYIDRANKLLEKSYCPYSKYRVASIMIDTDGNIHEGVNVENASYGLTVCAERNTIAAAVTKGMKKIDMIAITGDTPNPISPCGMCRQVIREFSKKDTLIVLATSKSDKYIIWTMDEMIPYSFGPEDLDK from the coding sequence ATGGAAAGATATAGTGAAGTTGAAATTAGAGGATATATAGATAGAGCAAATAAACTTTTAGAAAAATCATATTGTCCGTATTCAAAATATAGAGTAGCATCTATAATGATAGATACAGATGGAAATATACATGAAGGTGTAAATGTTGAAAATGCTTCATATGGATTAACAGTTTGTGCTGAAAGAAATACTATAGCAGCAGCAGTTACTAAGGGTATGAAAAAAATAGATATGATAGCTATTACTGGTGATACACCTAATCCTATAAGCCCTTGTGGTATGTGTAGACAAGTAATAAGAGAATTTTCTAAAAAGGATACTTTAATAGTATTAGCAACATCAAAGAGTGATAAATATATTATATGGACTATGGATGAAATGATACCATATTCATTTGGTCCAGAAGATTTAGATAAATAA